The Homo sapiens chromosome 5, GRCh38.p14 Primary Assembly genome includes a window with the following:
- the RANBP3L gene encoding ran-binding protein 3-like isoform 10 (isoform 10 is encoded by transcript variant 10): MTTIPRKGSSHLPGSLHTCKLKLQEDRRQQEKSVIAQPIFVFEKGEQTFKRPAEDTLYEAAEPDSQSQGVRKNNVFMTSALVQSSVDIKSAEQGPVKHSKHVIRPAILQLPQARSCAKVRKTFGHKALESCKTKEKTNNKISEGNSYLLSENLSRARISVQLSTNQDFLGATSVGCQPNEDKCSFKSCSSNFVFGENMVERVLGTQKLTQPQLENDSYAKEKPFKSIPKFPVNFLSSRTDSIKNTSLIESAAAFSSQPSRKCLLEKIDVITGEETEHNVLKINCKLFIFNKTTQSWIERGRGTLRLNDTASTDCGTLQSRLIMRNQGSLRLILNSKLWAQMKIQRANHKNVRITATDLEDYSIKIFLIQASAQDTAYLYAAIHHRLVALQSFNKQRDVNQAESLSETAQQLNCESCDENEDDFIQVTKNGSGK, from the exons aaaaatcTGTCATTGCTCAACccatatttgtttttgaaaagggAGAACAAACTTTTAAG AGACCTGCAGAAGACACCCTGTATGAAGCAGCAGAACCAG ATTCTCAGTCCCAGGGAG tgaggaaaaacaatgtttttatgaCATCAGCTCTTGTGCAAAGTAGTGTTGATATAAAGAGTGCTGAACAAG GTCCTGTGAAACATTCTAAACATGTTATTAGACCTGCTATTTTGCAGCTACCTCAAGCTCGAAGTTGTGCAAAAGTAAGAAAAACATTTGGACACAAGGCACTGGAATCTTGCAagactaaagaaaaaacaaataataag ATTTCTGAGGGAAATTCCTATTTGTTAAGTGAAAATTTATCAAGGGCTAGAATTTCAGTCCAGCTGTCTACTAACCAGGACTTTTTAGGTGCAACATCAGTAGG atGTCAACCAAATGAAgataaatgttcttttaaaagctgcagttccaattttgtttttggagaaaACATGGTAGAAAGAGTTTTG GGTACTCAAAAACTCACCCAGCCTCAACTTGAAAATGATTCATATGCCAAGGAAAaaccattcaaatccattccgaAATTTCCTGTCAACTTTTTAAGTTCAA GAAcagactctattaaaaatacttcCCTAATTGAATCAGCTGCTGCATTCTCTTCCCAACCATCACGAAAATGCTTGCTGGAGAAAATTGATGTTATAACAGGGGAGGAAACAGAACATAATGTGTTAAAG ATAAACTGCAAGCTTTTCATATTCAACAAAACAACACAATCCTGGATTGAAAGGGGCAGAGGAACGTTGAGACTGAATGACACAGCAAGCACTGACTGTGGAACATTACAGTCAAGACTAA TTATGCGCAATCAAGGCAGTCTAAGGCTGATCCTCAACAGCAAACTCTGGGCCCAAATGAAGATTCAAAGAGCAAACCACAAAAATGTACGAATAACAGCTACTGATTTAGAAGACTATagcatcaaaatatttttaattcag GCCAGTGCCCAAGATACAGCATATTTGTATGCAGCAATACATCATCGTCTTGTTGCACTTCAAAGCTTCAATAAGCAGAGAGATGTCAATCAAGCTGAAAGCCTGTCAGAAACAGCCCAACAATTGAACTGCGAAAGCTGTGATGAGAATGAGGATGATTTCATCCAAGTCACTAAAAATGGATCAGGTaaatag
- the RANBP3L gene encoding ran-binding protein 3-like isoform 1 (isoform 1 is encoded by transcript variant 1), which yields MTTIPRKGSSHLPGSLHTCKLKLQEDRRQQEKSVIAQPIFVFEKGEQTFKRPAEDTLYEAAEPECNGFPTKRVRSSSFTFHITDSQSQGVSTLSQKQMRCSSVTNLPTFPHSGPVRKNNVFMTSALVQSSVDIKSAEQGPVKHSKHVIRPAILQLPQARSCAKVRKTFGHKALESCKTKEKTNNKISEGNSYLLSENLSRARISVQLSTNQDFLGATSVGCQPNEDKCSFKSCSSNFVFGENMVERVLGTQKLTQPQLENDSYAKEKPFKSIPKFPVNFLSSRTDSIKNTSLIESAAAFSSQPSRKCLLEKIDVITGEETEHNVLKINCKLFIFNKTTQSWIERGRGTLRLNDTASTDCGTLQSRLIMRNQGSLRLILNSKLWAQMKIQRANHKNVRITATDLEDYSIKIFLIQASAQDTAYLYAAIHHRLVALQSFNKQRDVNQAESLSETAQQLNCESCDENEDDFIQVTKNGSDPSSWTHRQSVACS from the exons aaaaatcTGTCATTGCTCAACccatatttgtttttgaaaagggAGAACAAACTTTTAAG AGACCTGCAGAAGACACCCTGTATGAAGCAGCAGAACCAG AATGTAATGGTTTTCCAACAAAGCGTGTACGGTCTTCATCTTTTACTTTTCATATTACAGATTCTCAGTCCCAGGGAG TGTCAACCTTGTCTCAGAAGCAAATGAGATGTTCATCCGTCACTAACCTCCCAACCTTCCCCCATTCTGGGCCAG tgaggaaaaacaatgtttttatgaCATCAGCTCTTGTGCAAAGTAGTGTTGATATAAAGAGTGCTGAACAAG GTCCTGTGAAACATTCTAAACATGTTATTAGACCTGCTATTTTGCAGCTACCTCAAGCTCGAAGTTGTGCAAAAGTAAGAAAAACATTTGGACACAAGGCACTGGAATCTTGCAagactaaagaaaaaacaaataataag ATTTCTGAGGGAAATTCCTATTTGTTAAGTGAAAATTTATCAAGGGCTAGAATTTCAGTCCAGCTGTCTACTAACCAGGACTTTTTAGGTGCAACATCAGTAGG atGTCAACCAAATGAAgataaatgttcttttaaaagctgcagttccaattttgtttttggagaaaACATGGTAGAAAGAGTTTTG GGTACTCAAAAACTCACCCAGCCTCAACTTGAAAATGATTCATATGCCAAGGAAAaaccattcaaatccattccgaAATTTCCTGTCAACTTTTTAAGTTCAA GAAcagactctattaaaaatacttcCCTAATTGAATCAGCTGCTGCATTCTCTTCCCAACCATCACGAAAATGCTTGCTGGAGAAAATTGATGTTATAACAGGGGAGGAAACAGAACATAATGTGTTAAAG ATAAACTGCAAGCTTTTCATATTCAACAAAACAACACAATCCTGGATTGAAAGGGGCAGAGGAACGTTGAGACTGAATGACACAGCAAGCACTGACTGTGGAACATTACAGTCAAGACTAA TTATGCGCAATCAAGGCAGTCTAAGGCTGATCCTCAACAGCAAACTCTGGGCCCAAATGAAGATTCAAAGAGCAAACCACAAAAATGTACGAATAACAGCTACTGATTTAGAAGACTATagcatcaaaatatttttaattcag GCCAGTGCCCAAGATACAGCATATTTGTATGCAGCAATACATCATCGTCTTGTTGCACTTCAAAGCTTCAATAAGCAGAGAGATGTCAATCAAGCTGAAAGCCTGTCAGAAACAGCCCAACAATTGAACTGCGAAAGCTGTGATGAGAATGAGGATGATTTCATCCAAGTCACTAAAAATGGATCAG ATCCTTCTAGTTGGACTCACAGACAGTCGGTTGCCTGTTCATGA
- the RANBP3L gene encoding ran-binding protein 3-like isoform 4 (isoform 4 is encoded by transcript variant 4) produces the protein MTTIPRKGSSHLPGSLHTCKLKLQEDRRQQEKSVIAQPIFVFEKGEQTFKRPAEDTLYEAAEPECNGFPTKRVRSSSFTFHITDSQSQGVSTLSQKQMRCSSVTNLPTFPHSGPVRKNNVFMTSALVQSSVDIKSAEQGPVKHSKHVIRPAILQLPQARSCAKVRKTFGHKALESCKTKEKTNNKISEGNSYLLSENLSRARISVQLSTNQDFLGATSVGCQPNEDKCSFKSCSSNFVFGENMVERVLGTQKLTQPQLENDSYAKEKPFKSIPKFPVNFLSSRTDSIKNTSLIESAAAFSSQPSRKCLLEKIDVITGEETEHNVLKINCKLFIFNKTTQSWIERGRGTLRLNDTASTDCGTLQSRLIMRNQGSLRLILNSKLWAQMKIQRANHKNVRITATDLEDYSIKIFLIQASAQDTAYLYAAIHHRLVALQSFNKQRDVNQAESLSETAQQLNCESCDENEDDFIQVTKNGSGK, from the exons aaaaatcTGTCATTGCTCAACccatatttgtttttgaaaagggAGAACAAACTTTTAAG AGACCTGCAGAAGACACCCTGTATGAAGCAGCAGAACCAG AATGTAATGGTTTTCCAACAAAGCGTGTACGGTCTTCATCTTTTACTTTTCATATTACAGATTCTCAGTCCCAGGGAG TGTCAACCTTGTCTCAGAAGCAAATGAGATGTTCATCCGTCACTAACCTCCCAACCTTCCCCCATTCTGGGCCAG tgaggaaaaacaatgtttttatgaCATCAGCTCTTGTGCAAAGTAGTGTTGATATAAAGAGTGCTGAACAAG GTCCTGTGAAACATTCTAAACATGTTATTAGACCTGCTATTTTGCAGCTACCTCAAGCTCGAAGTTGTGCAAAAGTAAGAAAAACATTTGGACACAAGGCACTGGAATCTTGCAagactaaagaaaaaacaaataataag ATTTCTGAGGGAAATTCCTATTTGTTAAGTGAAAATTTATCAAGGGCTAGAATTTCAGTCCAGCTGTCTACTAACCAGGACTTTTTAGGTGCAACATCAGTAGG atGTCAACCAAATGAAgataaatgttcttttaaaagctgcagttccaattttgtttttggagaaaACATGGTAGAAAGAGTTTTG GGTACTCAAAAACTCACCCAGCCTCAACTTGAAAATGATTCATATGCCAAGGAAAaaccattcaaatccattccgaAATTTCCTGTCAACTTTTTAAGTTCAA GAAcagactctattaaaaatacttcCCTAATTGAATCAGCTGCTGCATTCTCTTCCCAACCATCACGAAAATGCTTGCTGGAGAAAATTGATGTTATAACAGGGGAGGAAACAGAACATAATGTGTTAAAG ATAAACTGCAAGCTTTTCATATTCAACAAAACAACACAATCCTGGATTGAAAGGGGCAGAGGAACGTTGAGACTGAATGACACAGCAAGCACTGACTGTGGAACATTACAGTCAAGACTAA TTATGCGCAATCAAGGCAGTCTAAGGCTGATCCTCAACAGCAAACTCTGGGCCCAAATGAAGATTCAAAGAGCAAACCACAAAAATGTACGAATAACAGCTACTGATTTAGAAGACTATagcatcaaaatatttttaattcag GCCAGTGCCCAAGATACAGCATATTTGTATGCAGCAATACATCATCGTCTTGTTGCACTTCAAAGCTTCAATAAGCAGAGAGATGTCAATCAAGCTGAAAGCCTGTCAGAAACAGCCCAACAATTGAACTGCGAAAGCTGTGATGAGAATGAGGATGATTTCATCCAAGTCACTAAAAATGGATCAGGTaaatag
- the RANBP3L gene encoding ran-binding protein 3-like isoform 8 (isoform 8 is encoded by transcript variant 8) has protein sequence MTTIPRKGSSHLPGSLHTCKLKLQEDRRQQEKSVIAQPIFVFEKGEQTFKRPAEDTLYEAAEPDSQSQGVRKNNVFMTSALVQSSVDIKSAEQGPVKHSKHVIRPAILQLPQARSCAKVRKTFGHKALESCKTKEKTNNKISEGNSYLLSENLSRARISVQLSTNQDFLGATSVGCQPNEDKCSFKSCSSNFVFGENMVERVLGTQKLTQPQLENDSYAKEKPFKSIPKFPVNFLSSRTDSIKNTSLIESAAAFSSQPSRKCLLEKIDVITGEETEHNVLKINCKLFIFNKTTQSWIERGRGTLRLNDTASTDCGTLQSRLIMRNQGSLRLILNSKLWAQMKIQRANHKNVRITATDLEDYSIKIFLIQASAQDTAYLYAAIHHRLVALQSFNKQRDVNQAESLSETAQQLNCESCDENEDDFIQVTKNGSDPSSWTHRQSVACS, from the exons aaaaatcTGTCATTGCTCAACccatatttgtttttgaaaagggAGAACAAACTTTTAAG AGACCTGCAGAAGACACCCTGTATGAAGCAGCAGAACCAG ATTCTCAGTCCCAGGGAG tgaggaaaaacaatgtttttatgaCATCAGCTCTTGTGCAAAGTAGTGTTGATATAAAGAGTGCTGAACAAG GTCCTGTGAAACATTCTAAACATGTTATTAGACCTGCTATTTTGCAGCTACCTCAAGCTCGAAGTTGTGCAAAAGTAAGAAAAACATTTGGACACAAGGCACTGGAATCTTGCAagactaaagaaaaaacaaataataag ATTTCTGAGGGAAATTCCTATTTGTTAAGTGAAAATTTATCAAGGGCTAGAATTTCAGTCCAGCTGTCTACTAACCAGGACTTTTTAGGTGCAACATCAGTAGG atGTCAACCAAATGAAgataaatgttcttttaaaagctgcagttccaattttgtttttggagaaaACATGGTAGAAAGAGTTTTG GGTACTCAAAAACTCACCCAGCCTCAACTTGAAAATGATTCATATGCCAAGGAAAaaccattcaaatccattccgaAATTTCCTGTCAACTTTTTAAGTTCAA GAAcagactctattaaaaatacttcCCTAATTGAATCAGCTGCTGCATTCTCTTCCCAACCATCACGAAAATGCTTGCTGGAGAAAATTGATGTTATAACAGGGGAGGAAACAGAACATAATGTGTTAAAG ATAAACTGCAAGCTTTTCATATTCAACAAAACAACACAATCCTGGATTGAAAGGGGCAGAGGAACGTTGAGACTGAATGACACAGCAAGCACTGACTGTGGAACATTACAGTCAAGACTAA TTATGCGCAATCAAGGCAGTCTAAGGCTGATCCTCAACAGCAAACTCTGGGCCCAAATGAAGATTCAAAGAGCAAACCACAAAAATGTACGAATAACAGCTACTGATTTAGAAGACTATagcatcaaaatatttttaattcag GCCAGTGCCCAAGATACAGCATATTTGTATGCAGCAATACATCATCGTCTTGTTGCACTTCAAAGCTTCAATAAGCAGAGAGATGTCAATCAAGCTGAAAGCCTGTCAGAAACAGCCCAACAATTGAACTGCGAAAGCTGTGATGAGAATGAGGATGATTTCATCCAAGTCACTAAAAATGGATCAG ATCCTTCTAGTTGGACTCACAGACAGTCGGTTGCCTGTTCATGA
- the RANBP3L gene encoding ran-binding protein 3-like isoform 7 (isoform 7 is encoded by transcript variant 7), producing MTTIPRKGSSHLPGSLHTCKLKLQEDRRQQEKSVIAQPIFVFEKGEQTFKRPAEDTLYEAAEPECNGFPTKRVRSSSFTFHITDSQSQGVRKNNVFMTSALVQSSVDIKSAEQGPVKHSKHVIRPAILQLPQARSCAKVRKTFGHKALESCKTKEKTNNKISEGNSYLLSENLSRARISVQLSTNQDFLGATSVGCQPNEDKCSFKSCSSNFVFGENMVERVLGTQKLTQPQLENDSYAKEKPFKSIPKFPVNFLSSRTDSIKNTSLIESAAAFSSQPSRKCLLEKIDVITGEETEHNVLKINCKLFIFNKTTQSWIERGRGTLRLNDTASTDCGTLQSRLIMRNQGSLRLILNSKLWAQMKIQRANHKNVRITATDLEDYSIKIFLIQASAQDTAYLYAAIHHRLVALQSFNKQRDVNQAESLSETAQQLNCESCDENEDDFIQVTKNGSGK from the exons aaaaatcTGTCATTGCTCAACccatatttgtttttgaaaagggAGAACAAACTTTTAAG AGACCTGCAGAAGACACCCTGTATGAAGCAGCAGAACCAG AATGTAATGGTTTTCCAACAAAGCGTGTACGGTCTTCATCTTTTACTTTTCATATTACAGATTCTCAGTCCCAGGGAG tgaggaaaaacaatgtttttatgaCATCAGCTCTTGTGCAAAGTAGTGTTGATATAAAGAGTGCTGAACAAG GTCCTGTGAAACATTCTAAACATGTTATTAGACCTGCTATTTTGCAGCTACCTCAAGCTCGAAGTTGTGCAAAAGTAAGAAAAACATTTGGACACAAGGCACTGGAATCTTGCAagactaaagaaaaaacaaataataag ATTTCTGAGGGAAATTCCTATTTGTTAAGTGAAAATTTATCAAGGGCTAGAATTTCAGTCCAGCTGTCTACTAACCAGGACTTTTTAGGTGCAACATCAGTAGG atGTCAACCAAATGAAgataaatgttcttttaaaagctgcagttccaattttgtttttggagaaaACATGGTAGAAAGAGTTTTG GGTACTCAAAAACTCACCCAGCCTCAACTTGAAAATGATTCATATGCCAAGGAAAaaccattcaaatccattccgaAATTTCCTGTCAACTTTTTAAGTTCAA GAAcagactctattaaaaatacttcCCTAATTGAATCAGCTGCTGCATTCTCTTCCCAACCATCACGAAAATGCTTGCTGGAGAAAATTGATGTTATAACAGGGGAGGAAACAGAACATAATGTGTTAAAG ATAAACTGCAAGCTTTTCATATTCAACAAAACAACACAATCCTGGATTGAAAGGGGCAGAGGAACGTTGAGACTGAATGACACAGCAAGCACTGACTGTGGAACATTACAGTCAAGACTAA TTATGCGCAATCAAGGCAGTCTAAGGCTGATCCTCAACAGCAAACTCTGGGCCCAAATGAAGATTCAAAGAGCAAACCACAAAAATGTACGAATAACAGCTACTGATTTAGAAGACTATagcatcaaaatatttttaattcag GCCAGTGCCCAAGATACAGCATATTTGTATGCAGCAATACATCATCGTCTTGTTGCACTTCAAAGCTTCAATAAGCAGAGAGATGTCAATCAAGCTGAAAGCCTGTCAGAAACAGCCCAACAATTGAACTGCGAAAGCTGTGATGAGAATGAGGATGATTTCATCCAAGTCACTAAAAATGGATCAGGTaaatag
- the RANBP3L gene encoding ran-binding protein 3-like isoform 6 (isoform 6 is encoded by transcript variant 6) encodes MTTIPRKGSSHLPGSLHTCKLKLQEDRRQQEKSVIAQPIFVFEKGEQTFKRPAEDTLYEAAEPDSQSQGVSTLSQKQMRCSSVTNLPTFPHSGPVRKNNVFMTSALVQSSVDIKSAEQGPVKHSKHVIRPAILQLPQARSCAKVRKTFGHKALESCKTKEKTNNKISEGNSYLLSENLSRARISVQLSTNQDFLGATSVGCQPNEDKCSFKSCSSNFVFGENMVERVLGTQKLTQPQLENDSYAKEKPFKSIPKFPVNFLSSRTDSIKNTSLIESAAAFSSQPSRKCLLEKIDVITGEETEHNVLKINCKLFIFNKTTQSWIERGRGTLRLNDTASTDCGTLQSRLIMRNQGSLRLILNSKLWAQMKIQRANHKNVRITATDLEDYSIKIFLIQASAQDTAYLYAAIHHRLVALQSFNKQRDVNQAESLSETAQQLNCESCDENEDDFIQVTKNGSGK; translated from the exons aaaaatcTGTCATTGCTCAACccatatttgtttttgaaaagggAGAACAAACTTTTAAG AGACCTGCAGAAGACACCCTGTATGAAGCAGCAGAACCAG ATTCTCAGTCCCAGGGAG TGTCAACCTTGTCTCAGAAGCAAATGAGATGTTCATCCGTCACTAACCTCCCAACCTTCCCCCATTCTGGGCCAG tgaggaaaaacaatgtttttatgaCATCAGCTCTTGTGCAAAGTAGTGTTGATATAAAGAGTGCTGAACAAG GTCCTGTGAAACATTCTAAACATGTTATTAGACCTGCTATTTTGCAGCTACCTCAAGCTCGAAGTTGTGCAAAAGTAAGAAAAACATTTGGACACAAGGCACTGGAATCTTGCAagactaaagaaaaaacaaataataag ATTTCTGAGGGAAATTCCTATTTGTTAAGTGAAAATTTATCAAGGGCTAGAATTTCAGTCCAGCTGTCTACTAACCAGGACTTTTTAGGTGCAACATCAGTAGG atGTCAACCAAATGAAgataaatgttcttttaaaagctgcagttccaattttgtttttggagaaaACATGGTAGAAAGAGTTTTG GGTACTCAAAAACTCACCCAGCCTCAACTTGAAAATGATTCATATGCCAAGGAAAaaccattcaaatccattccgaAATTTCCTGTCAACTTTTTAAGTTCAA GAAcagactctattaaaaatacttcCCTAATTGAATCAGCTGCTGCATTCTCTTCCCAACCATCACGAAAATGCTTGCTGGAGAAAATTGATGTTATAACAGGGGAGGAAACAGAACATAATGTGTTAAAG ATAAACTGCAAGCTTTTCATATTCAACAAAACAACACAATCCTGGATTGAAAGGGGCAGAGGAACGTTGAGACTGAATGACACAGCAAGCACTGACTGTGGAACATTACAGTCAAGACTAA TTATGCGCAATCAAGGCAGTCTAAGGCTGATCCTCAACAGCAAACTCTGGGCCCAAATGAAGATTCAAAGAGCAAACCACAAAAATGTACGAATAACAGCTACTGATTTAGAAGACTATagcatcaaaatatttttaattcag GCCAGTGCCCAAGATACAGCATATTTGTATGCAGCAATACATCATCGTCTTGTTGCACTTCAAAGCTTCAATAAGCAGAGAGATGTCAATCAAGCTGAAAGCCTGTCAGAAACAGCCCAACAATTGAACTGCGAAAGCTGTGATGAGAATGAGGATGATTTCATCCAAGTCACTAAAAATGGATCAGGTaaatag